Proteins encoded together in one Bacteroides ovatus window:
- a CDS encoding glucosaminidase domain-containing protein: MSKNQEYALQYADYAMAQMRRYGIPASVTLAQGILESSNGQSRLARNENNHFGIKATPSWIAGGGKYGIYTDDKPNEKFCSYDSVGDSYEHHSRFLKENSRYAGCFKLSPDDYKGWAQSIEKAGYATGGKYAENLQKIIEQNGLQKYDRQVMQEMAAQGRQFGVEHNPLQTSEGAEHGTGYSFPVEREEFLFITSPFGTRQDPLDGTKQQMHKGVDIRCKGDAVLATENGGKVVAVNQNKNTPGGKSLTVEYARTDGSKVQCTYMHLKEISVKVGDTVQAGGRLGTSGNTGTRTTGEHLHFGVKNIYADGTKRDIDPAAYLAEIAQKGHIKLQMLHNGNDLLAKYKAAEDTVPEKNLSPDGWMKKLLSSEDSGVGMSGCNDPIVEMAMTAFASLMLLATQIDNRNEEEQKAMISTAMDLRTIDLKPLLPNMKNCDLTIGENGKAILKADNGELRVSRELTASELNRLSATLNNGTLTEETKRMRVTGMLNTVILSEAASQNFEQEMSRQQGQTENLRR, encoded by the coding sequence ATGAGCAAGAATCAGGAATATGCACTGCAATACGCGGATTATGCGATGGCACAGATGCGCAGGTATGGCATTCCGGCTTCCGTCACATTGGCGCAAGGCATACTGGAAAGCAGCAACGGACAGAGCCGTCTGGCGAGGAACGAGAACAACCATTTCGGCATCAAGGCGACACCCTCGTGGATTGCCGGAGGCGGCAAATACGGAATCTACACCGATGATAAGCCGAATGAAAAGTTCTGCAGCTATGACAGCGTGGGTGATTCATACGAGCATCACTCCCGCTTTTTGAAGGAGAACAGCCGCTATGCCGGTTGCTTCAAACTCTCCCCGGACGATTACAAGGGCTGGGCACAAAGCATTGAGAAAGCCGGTTACGCCACAGGCGGCAAGTATGCCGAGAACCTGCAAAAAATCATTGAGCAGAACGGCTTGCAGAAGTATGACAGGCAGGTGATGCAGGAGATGGCGGCACAAGGCAGGCAGTTCGGGGTAGAACACAATCCGCTCCAGACCTCCGAAGGTGCGGAACATGGAACGGGGTATTCGTTCCCGGTGGAACGGGAGGAATTTCTGTTCATTACCTCTCCGTTCGGAACACGGCAAGACCCGTTGGACGGCACAAAGCAACAGATGCACAAGGGCGTGGATATACGTTGCAAAGGCGATGCGGTACTGGCTACGGAGAACGGCGGCAAGGTCGTGGCGGTAAACCAGAACAAGAATACGCCCGGCGGCAAGTCGCTGACGGTGGAATATGCCCGGACGGACGGCAGCAAGGTACAATGTACCTATATGCACCTCAAGGAGATTTCCGTCAAGGTCGGCGATACGGTACAGGCCGGCGGACGGCTCGGCACATCGGGCAATACGGGAACACGGACGACCGGGGAACATCTGCATTTCGGTGTGAAGAATATCTATGCCGACGGGACGAAACGGGATATAGACCCTGCGGCGTATCTGGCTGAAATCGCACAGAAAGGACATATCAAATTGCAAATGCTGCACAACGGGAATGACCTGCTCGCCAAATACAAGGCGGCGGAAGATACCGTGCCTGAAAAGAACCTTTCGCCCGACGGATGGATGAAAAAACTCCTTTCGTCGGAGGATAGCGGTGTGGGAATGTCGGGATGCAACGACCCGATTGTGGAGATGGCGATGACCGCTTTCGCCTCCCTGATGCTGCTGGCCACACAGATTGACAACCGGAACGAAGAGGAACAGAAGGCGATGATATCCACCGCGATGGATCTTCGTACCATCGACCTGAAGCCGTTGTTGCCGAATATGAAGAACTGCGACCTGACTATCGGCGAGAACGGCAAGGCCATTCTGAAAGCGGACAATGGGGAACTGCGTGTCTCGCGGGAGCTGACCGCTTCCGAGCTGAACCGGTTGTCTGCCACGTTGAACAACGGCACACTCACGGAAGAGACCAAACGGATGCGTGTAACCGGTATGCTGAATACGGTTATCCTGTCGGAAGCGGCCTCACAGAATTTCGAGCAAGAGATGTCCCGGCAACAGGGACAGACGGAAAACCTGCGAAGATAA